One Deltaproteobacteria bacterium genomic window carries:
- a CDS encoding TRAP transporter small permease yields the protein MHLLEKINQYISRWFNGIALAALSAMLFLVAVDVIGAKVLSLPVSGAMDLTSLLGLLIIGFSMTQTYMEGRHITVDFLIIRANKRLRNVLRCLNAVLCMVFFLFVVWRLFLYAHDLQMYGEKSLTVKIPLFPFAYALGVAFVPMLLAVPIQLYRKWKGSRE from the coding sequence ATGCATTTGCTTGAAAAAATCAACCAATACATAAGTCGTTGGTTCAATGGAATTGCCCTGGCTGCATTGAGCGCGATGCTGTTCCTTGTTGCTGTGGACGTTATCGGGGCCAAGGTTCTTTCACTCCCCGTCTCCGGGGCCATGGACCTGACGTCTCTTTTAGGGCTTCTGATTATAGGGTTTTCCATGACGCAAACCTATATGGAAGGCCGCCATATCACTGTGGACTTCCTGATCATCCGCGCCAACAAACGCCTTCGAAACGTGTTGCGATGTCTGAACGCGGTTCTGTGCATGGTCTTCTTCTTGTTTGTCGTGTGGCGGCTTTTTCTCTATGCCCACGACCTTCAGATGTATGGGGAGAAATCCCTGACCGTAAAGATTCCCCTTTTCCCTTTCGCCTATGCCCTGGGAGTGGCGTTTGTCCCCATGCTCCTGGCCGTTCCCATTCAACTATATCGCAAATGGAAAGGATCTCGGGAGTAA
- a CDS encoding TRAP transporter substrate-binding protein — MKSKKLFVFACGVFLLLFGITASVASISEAASDKPIKLSFSTMFPRAHLQGALNQFFCDEIARRTNGRVEITLYPAGTLTSAPKNFDGVIKGLSDIGMSCPLYVAGRFPVSEIFEMPSEIDSGWVTGKVYNDLYNKYKLEEYKDVHVLYLHGPGRNVLSTRTVPIRKLSDMKGLVLRASGGATSTIKALGATPRAMSMGEAYAALSKGVVEGQFAVPETLKGWKHGDVVKYVTIPPISTSSCQYVAMNKKKWNALPPDIQKIFTETSAEFSDYHGYVWEYYDKAGIEYFKSLPERELIVIPGDQRPEWEAAVTPVIEEYIKDKTAKGLPAKEMLDYVNERIQYWTAKKPGTEVSIKWVEENLVEK, encoded by the coding sequence ATGAAGAGTAAAAAACTTTTTGTCTTTGCATGCGGCGTTTTCCTGTTACTATTTGGAATAACAGCATCCGTTGCCTCCATAAGTGAGGCGGCATCAGACAAGCCTATCAAACTGAGCTTCAGTACCATGTTTCCCCGCGCTCACCTCCAGGGAGCACTCAATCAATTTTTCTGTGATGAAATCGCAAGACGCACCAACGGACGGGTGGAAATCACCCTGTATCCCGCCGGAACCCTCACGTCTGCGCCCAAGAACTTTGACGGCGTTATTAAAGGTCTCTCAGATATCGGCATGAGTTGCCCTCTGTATGTCGCAGGCCGGTTTCCAGTGAGTGAGATCTTCGAGATGCCATCGGAAATTGACAGCGGTTGGGTAACCGGGAAGGTTTATAACGACCTTTACAATAAGTATAAACTTGAAGAATACAAAGACGTCCATGTCCTTTATCTGCATGGCCCCGGCCGAAACGTGCTTTCAACCCGAACGGTCCCTATCCGTAAGCTTTCAGATATGAAGGGGCTTGTCCTGAGGGCCAGCGGTGGTGCAACCTCAACCATCAAGGCGTTGGGCGCCACGCCGCGGGCCATGTCCATGGGCGAGGCATATGCGGCCTTGTCCAAGGGTGTTGTCGAAGGGCAATTTGCCGTTCCGGAAACCCTCAAGGGCTGGAAGCACGGCGATGTGGTGAAATACGTTACCATCCCCCCGATCTCCACATCCAGCTGCCAGTACGTGGCCATGAACAAGAAGAAATGGAATGCCCTCCCGCCGGACATCCAGAAGATTTTTACGGAAACGAGTGCCGAGTTCTCTGACTACCATGGCTATGTCTGGGAATATTACGACAAGGCGGGTATTGAGTATTTTAAAAGTCTGCCCGAAAGGGAGTTGATTGTCATCCCCGGGGATCAGCGGCCTGAATGGGAAGCGGCCGTCACACCGGTCATTGAGGAGTACATCAAAGACAAGACAGCCAAAGGACTCCCTGCAAAGGAAATGCTGGACTATGTCAACGAACGCATCCAATACTGGACGGCAAAAAAGCCCGGCACGGAGGTTTCGATTAAGTGGGTTGAGGAGAATCTGGTAGAAAAATAG
- a CDS encoding DUF126 domain-containing protein gives MRLKAKPVMKGVAEGEAIVSRMPISFTGGMDPDTGNIREPGHDLEGQSVAGKILVFPTGKGSTTGSWQYYAAFKRGNAPKGIINVSAEGVVAVSAIITSTPMVHELEKDPLACIETGDYVKIDADNGIVEIEKKT, from the coding sequence ATGAGATTGAAAGCGAAGCCCGTCATGAAGGGTGTGGCCGAGGGCGAGGCGATTGTGTCCCGGATGCCCATATCCTTTACAGGAGGCATGGATCCCGACACGGGTAATATCAGAGAACCGGGGCATGATTTGGAAGGGCAGTCCGTTGCCGGCAAGATCCTTGTCTTTCCAACAGGCAAAGGCTCCACAACGGGTTCGTGGCAATACTATGCAGCGTTTAAACGGGGGAATGCCCCCAAAGGGATTATTAATGTCAGTGCAGAGGGTGTGGTGGCGGTGAGCGCCATTATCACGTCTACCCCGATGGTTCATGAACTGGAAAAGGATCCCTTGGCGTGTATCGAAACCGGCGACTATGTAAAAATCGATGCAGACAATGGAATTGTGGAAATTGAAAAGAAAACATAA
- a CDS encoding aconitase X catalytic domain-containing protein encodes MELNEAQQRMLEGKQGPGVQKAMEILVAYGDCYGAHRMIPVTSVHMAGNFPVLMDEGIEWLEDLARDGTKVAVFTTKNPEMFDFEQAEELRIPTIYQIRQQRIHEALKALGLTLTYSCHHYLVGNVPRFGDHIAWASSGSQVFANSVIGARSNRDGDHVALAAAITGVIPEWGMHLDENRRAGIIVDVAQLPLKTYGPADYKALGWHLGKLVGSRIPAVVNLPKDIHIEGIKGLLYTLTVTGATGLVHLVGITPEAPTLEAVFAGAHSASADIVPFQKDVDKAFLEISSSSEDKIDMVIFGCPQCSIQEVQEIAALLDGKEVHPDTKLWICTSRWVKTLCERMGLLEGIKASGARLLCDMGAADGPHLYLREQGVRVIAINSARGSYYAHNLFGMDTWFGSTEDCIRSAVSGKWEGRK; translated from the coding sequence ATGGAATTGAATGAAGCGCAGCAACGGATGTTGGAGGGGAAACAGGGTCCCGGGGTCCAAAAGGCCATGGAGATTCTCGTCGCCTATGGCGATTGTTACGGCGCCCATCGCATGATCCCGGTCACGAGCGTCCATATGGCAGGCAATTTCCCGGTGCTTATGGACGAGGGAATTGAATGGCTTGAAGATCTGGCCCGTGATGGGACCAAAGTGGCCGTTTTCACCACAAAAAACCCCGAGATGTTTGATTTTGAACAGGCAGAAGAACTCCGCATCCCCACCATTTACCAGATCAGGCAACAACGGATTCATGAGGCCTTGAAGGCCCTTGGACTGACGTTGACCTATTCGTGCCACCACTATCTGGTGGGCAATGTGCCGAGGTTTGGGGATCACATTGCGTGGGCTTCTTCCGGGAGTCAGGTCTTTGCCAACTCCGTAATCGGCGCGCGGTCCAACAGGGATGGAGACCACGTGGCCCTGGCCGCCGCCATCACCGGTGTTATCCCGGAATGGGGGATGCACCTCGATGAAAACAGAAGGGCAGGTATAATCGTTGATGTGGCGCAATTGCCGCTTAAGACGTATGGCCCGGCAGATTATAAGGCGCTGGGGTGGCACCTGGGCAAGCTGGTGGGAAGCCGGATCCCTGCAGTGGTAAACCTGCCAAAGGACATACACATCGAGGGCATAAAGGGTCTTCTCTATACGTTGACGGTTACAGGGGCGACAGGTCTGGTCCATCTGGTCGGAATCACGCCAGAGGCCCCTACCCTGGAGGCCGTCTTTGCCGGTGCTCACTCCGCTTCAGCTGATATTGTGCCTTTCCAAAAAGACGTGGACAAGGCTTTTCTTGAGATATCCAGCAGTTCGGAGGACAAGATAGACATGGTCATATTCGGCTGTCCTCAGTGCAGCATCCAGGAGGTCCAGGAGATTGCGGCCCTGCTCGATGGAAAGGAAGTTCACCCCGACACAAAGCTATGGATTTGCACCTCCAGGTGGGTCAAGACCCTGTGCGAAAGGATGGGTCTCCTTGAAGGAATCAAGGCCTCGGGGGCGCGCCTGTTGTGCGACATGGGTGCGGCCGATGGTCCCCATCTTTACCTGAGAGAGCAGGGCGTTCGGGTGATCGCCATCAATTCCGCCAGGGGGAGCTACTATGCACACAATCTCTTCGGGATGGACACCTGGTTCGGTTCCACCGAGGACTGTATCCGATCCGCCGTTTCCGGGAAGTGGGAGGGGAGGAAATGA